tcatataaatatatataaaatattacggAAACCAACCCACCCACCTAGTAGCCAGCCACCGTAAAGAAACTttcgaaaaaaaagaagaaaaaaaacacataatggGCTAAAATTATTCCACATCTTATTGGATAAATATAAGAGTATTGTTGACAGCATACTTATTTGGAATTCTTCTTTATCTAGTATAGtacttaaaactaaaataaaataaaggacCTGAGAGAGAGGAAAGAGCTTTTAATTGCATGCGACACCAATTGGTGGCAAGAAAGTCTTCCAATCAGGGATCTTAGGTTGTACGAGTGGTATTATTACAACACCTAATAAcgattaattattattatttcaattaATTGTCTTGATCTATCTTTTAAGTTACATAGCAGTGGGGTCGTAATGGAACAACTGTCCAAACCAAATGCCatttcattataattattttatcaaaataagaTTATCCTATGACTTGATTCACCTGAAATAGAATAATCTATACTCTTTCGcttaatatgttatatatttctgtCTAAAATAATGTCTTCTCATGCTTTATGAAGATTTGCCCAAGATCTTGTTTTGAAGATTAAACtcaagaatatattttttatttgttgtataGTATAGATGCTTGCATCATTGCCCACTTCTTGTATTCCTTCATTTGGCAACTAACAATTCCCCTCtttaatttaacatttaattagCATTTATTAAACATGGTCAATATAggccttttttttcttttctcacgGTGACTAGACAAATGAGATTTGGTTTATGTGGAAGACATTGCGATAAGCTATAAAGAAGCTTCAATCCATGTTCCATGATCAGTTCTGTAATTCTCCATGCCAGCAACTTTAGTTGAtggaaaaaatttaaacatataataaatatacatgaCAAAGGGTCCGAATGACCCGCGGtcgtaataataataaaaacatataaattataggtatatatatagattttttgttACGGTACGGAACAGTTAGAAATATTCAAAACCAAAGAATAACTTAAATTTATAGACTGATTATGTTTTTTAGATGAGAACACTGGAAGAcatctcatttgtttttgtataagaaggaacaatttaataaaaaaaaaattaataaatgatGGTGGATGTACAATATAATGGTTACTGCGTGCCATTGGGATAGTTAAACTTTAACATTATTTTTGGAATCAAAGTATTATCCTTCCGGTTGATTTATTTTGGGTTATATTGGTTAGCTTTATTTCTTCATATCTTTCTTTGACTTGTGGTTTTATTTCTAATATGATAGTAACATCTTAATCTTCTCTTTGAGCTTAGAATATAACTTTTGTATTGATTGTCACAAGTGGTGTGATCATAGCTGCATATCCCTTTtcatatacaattttaaattatgcaTATCTCAACTTAATCAAACTATTTTATACGCGCACAAACAACTATTTTATACACGCACTAAACAGAAAGTATTTTTCCCACGATATTTTAAAGTCACGGGTTGTAAAAATTAAGCAAATGTGTATAATGTAATATGCATAAGACAAAGATGAAACAAGTTGACAAGTTAAGTCGTTTGCATATACATAGGCGCGTGGTTTCCACATATTTGTATAAAAAGTATTCCatgtttagtgtaatatttGTATTAAGTACATATATAAGTACCTATCGAGTTTATTTTCCAAGATCATTTCTCGTCACACCTTAGATTCAAACAAATACTATATtataaaaccctaaacaatatAAGTCGATGCTGTTCATGACTAATATAAAAACCCTTCCAGTAATATATTATAGCACAGATGCAATGCATCATTAATTACAAATTATTAAACTAAACACCCTCCGTCTCTCGACCTTTGCTATATAAAGAAGATCATTTACGTACATATCCTAAAGCTAATTAAACCAACCAGAatacatatacacatatatCACCGACAATGTCTCGCACATGCGAAAGCTCCTCAGGCTCGTCCTCCGACAAGACCATTAAACTGTTCGGCTTCGAACTCATCAGCGGTGGTAATCGTTCCCCTGAAGTCACAACGGCGGATAGTGTAAGCTCTTCAACGAAAAACACGACGTCGTTTATAGCTAAAAGACTCGAGTGCCAATACTGTGGAAAAGAGTTTGCAAATTCTCAAGCCTTGGGTGGTCACCAAAACGCTCACAAGAAGGagaggttgaagaagaagaggcttCAGCTTCAAGCTCGACGAGCTAGCATCGGCTATTATCTCACCAGCCACCACCAACCAATGACGACGTCGTTTCAGAGACCATACAAGACGCCGTCATATTGCGCCTTCTCTTCCATGCACGTGAATAATCAAATGGGTGTGTTCAATGATGAGTGGTCTCCGATTTCGTCGCAGATTAGCTTTGGTAATAAGGACACGTCTCAAGATATTATTGAACAAAATGGTGAGATGGGTAAGGTGTATGGGGGTGTGAGACAAAACATGATTCAGTTCCAGAGAGATCTGACTTCTCGTTCTGATTCGAAGAGAAGCATTAAGTCGCTGGATCTTCATCTGGGGATGGCTGGAGATACGGTATAGCATAGAGAGATATGATTTAAAATGTATACTAGTGATGTATTTTATTGCTGAAGAAAACGAGACATAGTATTCTTGATGAAATTTGAGTTGTATTTGTTTAGGTTTATCTATGTTTTTAATTCATTTCAGCAAGTgatgttatataattatttttcttaacaaTCTCAAATAGATTACAGTATAAAATTcgcaatatatattaaaaaaaattccaaccATCGCCCAATTAAGAAAACAGTAGATCGGAGCAAGACTCCAAGTACTAGTCacaatataattttcttatccCTATCACATCTAATGAGActcttaattgttttttttagtaataaatgtGTCTTAAGAACTTTACTGAGATCTCTAAATTTTTGTCCTCCAATgcaagtattttatttaaggatttaaaaaaaaacatgttttattttggttagcTACAAACTACACAATTGACATCAACACAAGTCACTACAACTAATCAAAACCTGAGGAATCATACAAACTAAGCAAAATTTATAACCAGTTTATAATGAAACTCAGCCCATGAACAtttcaacaagaaaaaaacaaagaacacaGTCCTACTCCATCCTTGTCCTAAAAAACTGGAGATTCTTGTACATAAAATCGATCAGAGCCGAAAAGAGGAGCTGGACGTCAGCCAACCCCATAAACCTTAGAAGATGGAGAAGGAGAGAGTTACCTGCCAAATGCAACGGAGACGGGTTTTGGCACTAGAAAAAATTCCACACCTTCAAGAACCATCACTTTACCGTAGAGAGCATCTCCTTTCTCAGCGTGGTCAAATTCAGACTGAGGCATCACCATAGGCTGTAACTTAACCCTCCCACCACGTTTGTTCTGCACAccacaaaacccaaaacaaaacagagtCAGAAACAAAACAGAGTCAGTCCATCAACATCTCAACGTGGTCTCGTTCCTCCACAGCCGTTCTTTAAGCTATCCTAGACACTGCACAACTAGCAACTGAACAATCACACACCTGTCTCATCATTTAACAAGCTCCATCCCTTATAATGATCAAATGCTCTCGTCTTTGCATGCATCAATACTTACAACATCCTGCAAAGATAAACAAGGCTTCACATCgccattttattttcttgcagAGACAGAGCAAAATAGAACTAAAACTAAGATCATAAAAGAACAAAACCTTGCAAAAGACTCTGGTTGCTTCGAAATCAAAGGGCTTCATCAAGTtcacatataatatttaaaaacgaGAGCATTGTCACCGAGCAACCAAATATATGAACAACTTCACAGAGAATTATACCACAAGATAACAATAATACATCAATATGAAACATCAAAGTTCTCTCCTTTATGTTCTCACAACGTTTATAGGTTCAAACAAGTTAAAGCTTTAACATTCAATAAGATCAGCAGAAAAAGTCAGATTCTCATATGCTAAGTAAAATCAAAGATCAATTCAACACAGAAGAGAAACTATGATTCCACATACACACCATATATATCTCTCTACGTTCCAATCAAATGAGTAAAAGTAACAAAATCAGCATACATGATGAACCAATCATCAACGATGTACCTGATCGCCAACTATATGAGAATCTAGAAACTCTTAtcaatctgaatcaaaagaattAGACTTGGAAGCAGAAGCATAATCAAAAGAGAGGGAGGAGCACGGAGGAGCCAGTGATGGGGTGGTTCTGTTTGTCGCCACCGGGAATCTCCGGAAACTCCTTGACGATTCGGTGATTGATGAAGTCGAACGGGATCGATCTCTGGTTGGCGAATATGAATAGATTTCCGTCGGGAAAAATATGAAGAAACGGATAAAGATTGCTCTCGAGTtcgtcgagagagagagagagagagagagagagagagagagagagagagagagagagagacacgtGTTACTAAGAAACGTTTCTTCCATCGCTTAATTAGGATCCGTTGCTTAGCTTATttgccatttttttctttttctttaattacTAAATACACTAAAAACCCCTTAAGAGCCATGTGTTAAAGATGCTCTTAGGTTATCAACCTAATACTAATCGACAaggtttctatatttttagtCATTAAATATTCTGTGATATGTTCTAAATGGTGCATTGCTTAATAGGTAGAGAAAACATATCGAAACATTCATTTTCTTATTGTTAGAGTTaattaagagcatctccaacctcactctatattttactccaaaatatgaaaaatgaaGTGATTCTTTTATTTGTTGTTCATTACTCCATCTTTCACtcaattttttcaattttgaagTAAAATAAGGAGTGAAGTTAGAGATGCCCTTATACATTCACTTTTGCTTAGTCTATTTTTTAGAACGAGTACtctatttatcaatttatgtGTGCGTGCTTCTTTGTTGGTGCATTTTATATATCGACGtacataaatatttacaaactgTACTAGTGGTGCATACATCTGCTGATACGTGCATACGTGCGTACAAGCACTAGTTTGTAgtcaaatttcaaatatttgctAGAAATTTCATACCAAAGGTTACAAAATGATATAAtgcaattaatattaattaataagcgtaaatgaatatattaattacaGATTTACAAGCTTATGAACTTTAACAAGATTCATGTAATTCGTGATAAAGTCATTTAATTTGTTATGTTATACATATACGTATGGACATTATATAACACACACATAGGAATGTCAAACAGGTTGATCCGTCCCGTCTCATCCCATGCCGCAGCGGGTTCGTCTTCGAGCGGGTCAGGCCCGTGCGGCTGCGGTCTTTAAAATGGCTGACCAAACTCGTACCGCAAAACATGTAGGCCTTTGCGAATCGGCCTGCATGACACATAATTACAAACAGACATATG
The window above is part of the Brassica napus cultivar Da-Ae chromosome C8, Da-Ae, whole genome shotgun sequence genome. Proteins encoded here:
- the LOC106453099 gene encoding zinc finger protein 5 encodes the protein MSRTCESSSGSSSDKTIKLFGFELISGGNRSPEVTTADSVSSSTKNTTSFIAKRLECQYCGKEFANSQALGGHQNAHKKERLKKKRLQLQARRASIGYYLTSHHQPMTTSFQRPYKTPSYCAFSSMHVNNQMGVFNDEWSPISSQISFGNKDTSQDIIEQNGEMGKVYGGVRQNMIQFQRDLTSRSDSKRSIKSLDLHLGMAGDTV